In Cucurbita pepo subsp. pepo cultivar mu-cu-16 chromosome LG04, ASM280686v2, whole genome shotgun sequence, the following are encoded in one genomic region:
- the LOC111793344 gene encoding uncharacterized protein LOC111793344 yields the protein MGRGRGKGRKLTVTNHDDAGSGEEEKIPAQKRRGRPQKPLKDEIDEEEAEKIEDDDIENVKGNEIVSKEMKSSSSPAAATENGKRRRRSSQVKEKLDPVKDENGDGTRSSTDESTRSNGFRHNGSRRKSKPRRAAEAGVNCK from the coding sequence ATGGGTAGAGGTCGAGGAAAGGGGAGGAAGTTGACCGTTACAAATCATGACGATGCTGGAAGTGGTGAGGAAGAGAAGATTCCTGCGCAAAAGCGAAGGGGAAGGCCACAAAAGCCATTGAAGGACGAGATCGACGAGGAAGAAGCTGAAAAGATAGAAGACGACGACATCGAGAACGTGAAAGGCAATGAAATTGTGAGCAAGGAGATGAAAAGCAGCAGCAGCCCAGCTGCAGCAACAGAGAATGGgaaaaggaggagaagaagctCACAAGTGAAAGAAAAGCTCGATCCAGTCAAAGACGAAAATGGAGACGGAACACGATCAAGCACCGATGAATCAACCAGATCGAATGGATTTCGCCACAACGGAAGCAGGAGAAAAAGCAAGCCCCGTCGAGCTGCTGAAGCAGGCGTTAACTGCAAGTGA
- the LOC111793255 gene encoding ETHYLENE INSENSITIVE 3-like 3 protein — MENLMMVDDALGDCSDMEVDDIRCDNIAEKDVSDEEIEPEDLEKRMWKDRIKLKRIKERQKIAAQQAAEKQKPKHTSDQARRKKMSRAQDGILKYMLKLMEVCKARGFVYGIIPEKGKPVSGASDNIRAWWKEKVKFDKNGPAAIAKYEAECLAKGETDGNGNRNSQSVLQDLQDATLGSLLSSLMQHCDPPQRKYPLEKGVPPPWWPSGNEAWWEKLGLSHGVSPPYKKPHDLKKMWKVGVLTAVIKHMSPDIAKIRRHVRQSKCLQDKMTAKESAIWLGVLSREESLIRQPSSDNGASEITETPVGGRGGKQAAISSDSDYDVDLADDGGSVSRKDDRRNRLVDAEPSSNLRNNAPQPAQVKEQGEQHRRKRHRGGRSKPADETLNEEELNVEPRNTHLDINHSDVPLGRHEIPGNLPEKDTVTALRPLEKDMDVRSDVPAPQFDMFSTSATDNINIISTQSMYVDGRPLLYPVMQNVDVQQENAYDIYNPPVEYTSNYDVQHSQFVNEPQLRSEEGAHVPTQNRNDETIGGDFNYIKETFDNKQDRPVDSQFGSPINSLSLDYGAFNSPFHLGIDVSSSFDDFLVDDDLIQYFGA, encoded by the coding sequence ATGGAGAATCTTATGATGGTTGATGATGCGTTGGGAGATTGTTCGGATATGGAAGTTGATGATATAAGGTGTGACAATATTGCAGAGAAAGATGTTAGTGATGAAGAAATCGAACCCGAGGATTTGGAGAAGCGTATGTGGAAGGATAGGATCAAGCTTAAAAGGATTAAGGAACGACAGAAGATTGCGGCACAACAGGCTGCGGAGAAGCAGAAGCCAAAGCATACGTCTGACCAGgcgaggaggaagaagatgtcTAGAGCTCAAGATGGGATTCTCAAGTACATGTTAAAACTTATGGAAGTATGTAAAGCTCGGGGATTCGTATATGGCATTATTCCAGAAAAGGGGAAACCGGTTAGCGGTGCTTCTGATAACATTCGAGCGTGGTGGaaagaaaaggttaaatttGATAAGAACGGACCGGCGGCTATAGCCAAGTATGAAGCAGAATGTCTTGCTAAGGGAGAGAcagatggaaatggaaatagGAATTCACAGAGCGTTCTTCAAGATCTTCAGGATGCGACACTCGGGTCTCTTTTGTCTTCGTTGATGCAACATTGTGATCCCCCTCAACGGAAGTACCCTTTAGAAAAAGGGGTCCCTCCACCTTGGTGGCCCTCTGGAAATGAAGCTTGGTGGGAAAAACTCGGGCTATCCCATGGCGTTAGTCCTCCTTATAAGAAGCCACATGATTTGAAGAAGATGTGGAAGGTCGGGGTCTTAACGGCTGTGATAAAACATATGTCTCCTGATATTGCAAAGATAAGGAGGCATGTACGTCAGTCGAAGTGCTTACAAGACAAGATGACAGCAAAGGAGAGTGCAATATGGTTGGGAGTTTTAAGCCGAGAGGAATCTCTAATTCGACAACCGAGCAGCGATAATGGGGCATCTGAAATTACAGAGACACCGGTCGGTGGTCGTGGTGGAAAGCAAGCTGCCATTAGCAGTGACAGTGACTATGATGTTGATCTTGCAGATGATGGTGGGTCAGTTTCTCGTAAAGATGACAGGAGAAATCGATTGGTGGATGCCGAGCCATCCAGTAATCTACGCAACAATGCTCCTCAACCTGCTCAAGTAAAGGAGCAAGGTGAACAGCATCGGAGAAAAAGACATCGTGGTGGCAGGTCAAAACCTGCCGATGAAACACTGAACGAGGAAGAATTAAACGTCGAGCCAAGAAATACTCATCTAGATATAAATCATTCTGATGTACCATTAGGTAGACATGAAATTCCAGGAAACCTACCAGAAAAGGATACTGTCACAGCTTTGAGGCCACTGGAGAAAGATATGGATGTCCGATCAGACGTACCAGCTCCCCAGTTCGACATGTTCTCCACGAGTGCCACGGATAATATCAACATAATTTCCACTCAGAGCATGTATGTTGATGGAAGGCCTTTGTTGTATCCCGTTATGCAGAATGTCGATGTGCAACAGGAAAACGCTTACGATATCTATAATCCACCAGTGGAATATACTTCCAACTATGATGTACAGCATTCTCAATTTGTTAACGAGCCTCAATTGAGATCGGAGGAAGGAGCACACGTGCCAACACAAAATAGAAACGACGAGACGATTGGAGGAGATTTCAACTATATAAAAGAAACGTTCGACAACAAACAAGATAGGCCTGTTGATTCACAGTTTGGATCACCAATCAATAGTCTCTCATTAGATTATGGAGCATTTAACAGTCCGTTCCATCTTGGAATCGACGTTTCAAGCTCGTTCGATGACTTCTTGGTTGACGATGATTTGATCCAATACTTCGGAGCTTAG
- the LOC111792583 gene encoding lysine-specific demethylase JMJ30-like, with translation MSSSGAKDGPSSYHFETPLLDAELPSLLHSICEHGGYAYISMATLAAAGDSHAAEAASEMAWEQLHSGPWHSVLPIWRDAYSMACLYLARFHFAGGDFKEALRVLDMGVIMGGPLLRSDLDSAIAKVSAAARVVRVLDVAEKDDQLEPPLGCEERNNEVSWNLPVKALTNKIVAKTSALSLEGFLREYFQPGFPVIISDGMAHWPARTKWKSMDYLQKVAGGRTIPVEVGKNYLRPEWKQELITFSEFLVRIQSNNRSDDITYLAQHPLFDQIDELRKDICIPDYCFVGGGELRSLNAWFGPPGTVTPLHHDPHHNILAQVVGKKYIRLYDASLCEELYPYTETMLCNSSQVDLDNIDEKEFPKVVDLDFVDCILEEGEMLYIPPKWWHYVRSLTTSFSVSFWWNNCDEN, from the exons ATGTCTTCGTCGGGAGCTAAAGACGGTCCTTCTTCATACCATTTTGAAACCCCTCTTCTCGACGCTGAGTTGCCGTCGCTGCTACACTCAATCTGTGAGCACGGTGGCTATGCCTACATCAGTATGGCGACTCTCGCGGCTGCCGGAGACTCACATGCTGCCGAGGCAGCTAGTGAGATGGCTTGGGAGCAGCTTCATTCTGGCCCTTGGCACTCTGTTCTCCCTATATGGCGTGATGCCTACTCCATGGCTTGCCTCTACTTGGCCAGGTTCCATTTTGCTGGCGGCGACTTTAAGGAGGCTCTTAGGGTTTTGGATATGGGAGTGATCATGGGTGGTCCGCTTTTGAGGAGTGATTTGGATTCTGCCATTGCGAAAGTATCTGCTGCGGCGAGGGTTGTTAGGGTTTTGGATGTTGCGGAGAAGGATGATCAATTGGAGCCTCCGTTGGGTTGTGAGGAGCGGAATAACGAG GTTTCTTGGAATTTACCAGTAAAGGCTCTCACTAATAAGATAGTAGCAAAGACGTCTGCTTTATCTCTAGAGGGATTCTTGCGTGAATATTTCCAACCAGGTTTCCCAGTTATTATTAGTGATGGTATGGCTCATTGGCCAGCTAGGACAAAGTGGAAGAGCATGGATTACTTACAAAAGGTTGCTGGCGGCCGTACGATCCCAGTTGAG GTTGGGAAGAACTATTTACGTCCAGAATGGAAACAAGAGCTTATTACGTTTTCCGAATTTCTTGTCAGGATTCAGTCCAATAACCGTTCTGATGATATAACGTATCTCGCTCAACATCCATTATTTGACCAG ATAGATGAGCTCCGGAAGGACATTTGTATTCCTGATTACTGTTTTGTTGGTGGCGGAGAGTTAAGATCTCTTAATGCTTGGTTTGGCCCACCTGGGACAGTAACACCTTTACACCATGATCCTCATCACAATATATTAGCTCAG GTTGTAGGCAAAAAGTACATTAGGCTTTATGATGCTTCATTGTGTGAGGAACTTTACCCATACACTGAAACTATGCTTTGCAATTCCAGCCAG GTCGATCTAGACAACATAGACGAAAAAGAGTTTCCAAAGGTGGTGGACTTGGATTTTGTGGACTGCATTCTAGAGGAAGGTGAGATGCTATATATCCCACCAAAATGGTGGCACTATGTTCGATCCCTAACAACTAGCTTTTCTGTTAGCTTTTGGTGGAACAATTGTGATGAAAATTGA
- the LOC111792359 gene encoding pentatricopeptide repeat-containing protein At3g62890-like gives MIRYDFTSKLFFLLDFCKSIHQIKQTHAQLITTGLVLHPIATNKLLKLLSFSRFASISYAQMVFDHFPQPDLFLYNTIIKAHAISATSSADSFTRFRSLIRDGRLVPNQYSFAFAFKGCGNAVGVLEGEQVRVHAVKLGLENNLFVMNALIGMYVNLGFVGYARKVFDWSTIRDMYSWNIMLSGYAKLGKMDDARELFDEMPERDVVSWTTMIAGCVQVGHFMEALDIFHKMLQKGVNPNEYTLASALAACANLVALDQGRWMHVYIRKNEIPLNDRLLAGLIDMYVKCGELEFASKLFNSERMSIRKVWPWNAMIGGFAMHGKSKEAIEVFEQMKVEKVSPNKVTFVALLNACSHGNRVEEGRRYFKSMAGRYGVEPELEHYGCMVDLLGRSGRLKEAEEIISSMPMTPDVAIWGALLSACKTHKDIEMGERIGKIVRELDSDHLGCHVLLANMYSLTGNWNEARTLREKIAVSGKKKTPGCSSIELNGTFHQFLVGDRSHPQTKELYMFLDEMTTKLKMAGYIPESGEVLLDIDDNEDRETALLKHSEKLAIAFGLMNTAPKTPIRIVKNLRVCGDCHLAIKFISKVYDREIVVRDRIRYHHFKDGACSCNDYW, from the exons ATGATACGATACGATTTCACCTCTAAGCTCTTCTTTTTGCTCGATTTCTGCAAATCAATCcaccaaatcaaacaaaccCATGCTCAACTGATCACTACTGGTCTTGTTCTACACCCAATTGCCACTAATAAACTCCTCAAACTTCTTTCCTTCTCAAGATTTGCTTCCATTTCTTATGCCCAAATGGTGTTCGATCATTTTCCCCAACCAGATCTCTTCCTCTACAACACCATCATCAAAGCCCACGCGATTTCAGCCACTTCCTCTGCAGATTCCTTCACGAGGTTTCGTTCTCTGATCCGCGATGGAAGGTTAGTGCCCAATCAGTATTCTTTTGCATTTGCCTTCAAGGGGTGTGGCAATGCTGTTGGGGTTTTGGAAGGGGAGCAAGTTCGTGTTCATGCTGTTAAACTTGGTTTGGAGAATAATTTGTTTGTGATGAATGCGTTGATTGGGATGTATGTGAATTTGGGGTTTGTTGGGTATGCTAGAAAGGTGTTTGATTGGAGCACAATTAGAGATATGTACTCGTGGAATATCATGCTTAGTGGGTATGCGAAATTGGGGAAAATGGATGATGCTCGGGaactgtttgatgaaatgcctGAAAGAGATGTTGTGTCGTGGACAACAATGATTGCTGGATGTGTCCAG GTTGGTCATTTCATGGAGGCTTTGGATATCTTCCACAAGATGCTGCAAAAAGGGGTGAACCCAAATGAGTACACACTGGCCAGTGCCCTTGCAGCCTGTGCTAATCTTGTGGCGTTGGACCAAGGAAGATGGATGCATGTCTATATTCGAAAGAATGAGATACCGTTGAATGATCGGTTGCTAGCCGGACTCATTGACATGTATGTAAAATGTGGAGAGTTAGAGTTTGCCTCGAAGCTTTTCAACAGTGAACGGATGTCGATTCGGAAGGTTTGGCCTTGGAATGCCATGATTGGTGGGTTTGCAATGCATGGGAAATCTAAGGAAGCAATTGAGGTTTTTGAACAAATGAAGGTAGAAAAAGTTTCTCCCAACAAAGTTACATTTGTTGCTTTGTTAAATGCTTGCAGTCATGGCAATAGAGTTGAAGAAGGAAGACGCTATTTTAAATCAATGGCTGGTCGCTATGGAGTCGAGCCTGAGTTAGAGCATTATGGATGCATGGTGGATCTACTGGGACGTTCGGGACGCTTGAAGGAAGCCGAAGAGATCATATCAAGTATGCCTATGACACCAGATGTAGCTATCTGGGGCGCATTGCTTAGTGCTTGCAAAACCCATAAGGATATTGAAATGGGAGAGAGAATTGGGAAAATTGTTAGAGAGCTGGATTCTGACCATCTGGGTTGCCATGTTTTATTAGCAAATATGTATTCCTTGACTGGGAATTGGAATGAAGCCAGGACATTAAGGGAGAAGATTGCAGTAAGTGGGAAAAAGAAGACTCCTGGTTGCAGCTCCATCGAGTTGAACGGGACGTTCCATCAATTTCTCGTAGGTGATCGGTCCCATCCTCAAACTAAAGAGCTGTATATGTTCTTGGATGAGATGACCACCAAGTTGAAGATGGCTGGTTACATCCCTGAATCCGGAGAAGTTTTGCTGGATATCGATGACAATGAGGACAGAGAAACAGCTCTGTTGAAGCACAGTGAGAAGTTGGCTATTGCCTTTGGGTTGATGAACACCGCACCTAAAACTCCAATTCGCATTGTGAAGAACTTGAGAGTATGTGGAGATTGTCATCTAGCTATAAAGTTCATTTCCAAGGTATACGATAGGGAGATTGTTGTAAGGGACAGAATTAGATATCACCACTTTAAAGATGGAGCTTGTTCGTGCAACGATTACTGGTAG
- the LOC111793343 gene encoding beta-glucosidase 12-like: MGKLVLLVLLVLRVLVLVRASGNPSHGVEFTLNRSCFPQGFVFGTASSAYQYEGAANTDGRGPSIWDTFTHKYPGKIKDGSSGDIANDAYHRYKEDVGIMKKMNLDAYRFSISWSRILPKGKLSGGVNHKGIQYYNNLINELLAKGIEPYITLFHWDLPQALEDEYGGFLSPRIVDDFKDYAEVCFKEFGDRVKHWISLNEPWSYSMGGYALGILAPSRCSWWQNLSCSGGDAATEPYRVAHYQILAHAAAVELYREKYQKSQKGLIGITLVSHWFVPVSNARKQRKAAYRALDFMLGWFMNPLTFGDYPKSMKSLVGKRLPNFTKEQSELVKGSFDFLGFNYYTTNYAQYTPPPNANRATYFSDARTILSTKRNGVPIGPIAASPWLAVYPRGIHDALLYIKAKYNNPVIYITENGVDEFNNATLSLKEALIDNFRIDYHRAHLYFLHKAIEGGSRVKGYFAWSLLDNFEWADGYTVRFGINFVDYKDGMKRYPKTSAHWFETFLKR, from the exons ATGGGAAAACTCGTTCTTCTCGTTCTTCtcgttcttcgtgttcttgttcttgttcgtGCTAGTGGAAACCCTAGCCATGGCGTTGAGTTCACCTTGAATAGAAGTTGTTTCCCACAAGGGTTCGTGTTTGGGACAGCTTCGTCCGCTTACCAA TATGAAGGTGCTGCTAATACAGATGGTCGAGGACCGAGTATTTGGGATACGTTCACACATAAATACCCAG GCAAAATTAAAGATGGGAGTAGTGGAGATATAGCCAATGATGCATACCATCGCTATAAG GAAGATGTAGGGattatgaagaagatgaatttaGATGCTTatagattttcaatttcttggtCTAGAATCCTCCCAA AAGGAAAGCTGAGCGGAGGAGTAAACCATAAAGGAATTCAATACTACAACAACCTCATAAACGAGCTACTAGCTAAAG GAATCGAGCCTTATATTACACTCTTCCATTGGGATCTTCCCCAAGCCTTAGAAGACGAATACGGAGGTTTCTTGAGTCCTCGTATTGT AGATGATTTTAAGGACTATGCTGAAGTTTGCTTCAAAGAGTTCGGAGATCGAGTGAAGCATTGGATCAGCTTGAACGAGCCGTGGTCTTACAGCATGGGCGGATATGCGTTGGGCATACTTGCCCCAAGTCGATGCTCGTGGTGGCAGAATTTGAGTTGCAGCGGCGGCGACGCTGCTACCGAGCCGTATCGGGTCGCTCACTATCAAATTCTTGCTCACGCCGCCGCCGTCGAGCTTTATCGGGAAAAATATCAG AAATCTCAGAAGGGTTTGATAGGAATAACGTTAGTGTCACACTGGTTTGTTCCTGTTTCAAATGCAAGAAAACAGCGCAAAGCTGCTTATAGAGCTCTTGATTTCATGCTTGGCTG GTTCATGAATCCATTGACGTTTGGAGATTATCCAAAGAGCATGAAATCTCTCGTAGGGAAGAGACTCCCAAACTTCACAAAAGAACAATCCGAGTTAGTGAAAGGGTCGTTCGATTTTCTTGGATTCAACTACTACACTACCAATTACGCCCAATACACCCCACCCCCCAATGCTAATCGTGCAACCTACTTCTCCGATGCTCGTACCATTCTCTCAACCAAGCGCAACGGAGTTCCCATTGGCCCAATTGCCGCTTCCCCTTGGCTCGCAGTTTACCCTAGAGGCATTCACGATGCGCTTCTATATATAAAAGCAAAGTACAACAATCCCGTCATCTACATCACAGAAAACG gagttgaCGAGTTTAACAATGCCACTCTCTCCCTAAAGGAAGCACTTATAGACAACTTTAGAATCGATTACCATCGAGCTCATCTCTATTTCCTACACAAAGCCATCGA GGGTGGCTCGAGAGTCAAAGGGTATTTTGCTTGGTCGTTGTTGGATAACTTCGAATGGGCGGATGGCTATACAGTCAGATTTGGCATCAACTTTGTTGACTATAAAGATGGGATGAAAAGATACCCTAAAACGTCAGCTCACTGGTTCGAGACTTTCCTCAAACGTTAG